The following proteins come from a genomic window of Lolium rigidum isolate FL_2022 chromosome 5, APGP_CSIRO_Lrig_0.1, whole genome shotgun sequence:
- the LOC124653793 gene encoding intermediate cleaving peptidase 55, mitochondrial-like (The sequence of the model RefSeq protein was modified relative to this genomic sequence to represent the inferred CDS: added 64 bases not found in genome assembly) has translation MATAARFLRRTLRASEPASRLLSISYRSIVARAAYTTGGIIDVGQPTPKSHPELLADEEITPGITSEEYISRRKRLVDVLPEKSLAIIASADQQMMTDVVPYSFRQNGDYLYITGCTQPGGVAVLSKETGLCMFMPDKHKEDVLWEGQTAGVEAAVDFFKADKAFPLSEMKKILPEMIEQSKVVYHNAKASTSSYRNFDAFRRASLNNKVKDLTRYTDELRWIKSKSEIKLMRESASIVSQSLLQTMLLSRTHREESQLAAKIEFECKMRGAQRMAFHPVVGGGANGSVIHYSRNDKKIKTGDLLLMDVGCEYHGYLSDLTRTWPPCGRFSAAQEELYSLILETNKECIKLCKPGASIEEIHRHSVKMLISGFQELGVIGKGKSIQYNYLNPTAIGHSLGMDIHDSTSLSKDRLLEPGVIITIEPGIYIPPVPILNENAPDRYRGIGIRIEDDVLITESGHEVLTASVPKEISHLTTLMNMDMGGGSSTAEAHEPRAACS, from the exons TATCTATCTCTTACAGAAGTATAGTTGCGCGTGCAGCGTACACTACAGGAGGAATAATCGACGTTGGCCAACCAACACCCAAATCTCATCCTGAG TTATTAGCTGATGAGGAGATTACTCCAGGCATCACAAGCGAGGAGTACATATCTAGAAGAAAAAGGCTTGTGGATGTTTTACCAGAGAAAAGCTTGGCCATTATTGCATCTGCAGATCAGCAGATGATGACTGATGTAGTGCCATATTCGTTCAGACAGAATGGTGACTACCTGTACATTACAGGTTGTACACAACCCGGTGGTGTAGCAGTTTTGAGTAAGGAAACTGGTTTATGTATGTTCATGCCAGATAAACATAAGGAG GATGTACTTTGGGAAGGTCAGACTGCTGGAGTTGAAGCAGCTGTGGATTTCTTTAAGGCAGATAAAGCATTTCCACTTAGTGAGATGAAAAAG ATCCTTCCTGAAATGATTGAGCAATCAAAAGTGGTGTATCACAATGCTAAGGCATCCACATCTTCTTATAGGAACTTTGATGCCTTCCGCAGGGCatcactcaacaataaagtaaaagatcttACACGGTACACTGATGAACTTCGGTGGATCAAGTCAAAATCAGAAATCAAGCTGATGAGAGAGTCAGCATCTATTGTTTCTCAG TCTCTTTTGCAGACAATGTTACTCTCAAGGACCCACAGGGAGGAAAGCCAATTAGCAGCTAAAATTGAGTTTGAGTGCAAAATGAGAGGTGCCCAAAGAATGGC GTTCCATCCTGTAGTTGGCGGTGGAGCAAATGGCAGTGTTATACACTACTCAAGAAACGATAAGAAG ATCAAAACGGGTGATCTTCTGCTCATGGATGTTGGATGCGAGTACCATGGCTACCTTAGTGACCTGACACGAACATGGCCACCCTGTGGCAGATTTTCAGCTGCCCAG GAAGAACTGTACAGCTTAATACTGGAGACAAATAAGGAGTGCATAAAACTTTGTAAACCTGGCGCAAGCATTGAGGAGATACACCGTCATTCG GTCAAGATGCTGATAAGTGGATTCCAAGAACTTGGAGTTATAGGGAAGGGCAAATCTATCCAATACAATTATTTGAATCCAACCGCGATAG GTCATTCGTTGGGAATGGATATTCATGACTCCACAAGCCTCAGCAAGGACAGACTGTTGGAGCCAGGCGTT ATAATAACCATCGAGCCGGGGATCTACATTCCCCCGGTCCCGATACTCAACGAGAATGCCCCGGACAGGTACCGGGGCATCGGAATAAGGATCGAGGATGATGTCCTCATCACCGAGTCTGGCCACGAG GTCTTGACGGCGTCGGTGCCCAAGGAGATCTCCCACCTCACCACCCTGATGAACATGGACATGGGTGGTGGTAGTTCCACTGCGGAAGCCCATGAGCCGAGGGCTGCTTGCAGCTGA
- the LOC124654858 gene encoding uncharacterized protein LOC124654858 produces the protein MPMIIPAEVRAKAEIYTGDAAGQEKTRLMLAETELPSGLLPLKDIIECGYVEETGFVWLKQKKKVDHYFAKAGRYVSYGAEVSAIAEKGRLKKITGVKAKEMLIWITLNEICVDDPPTGKLHCKAIGGLSRSFPVEAFEADVALPVPVTGRLKKKTEAESKDGKKEEEDAATEEAPEEEKKKTKDAAVAPAVVEEIDLKMKEMNKEAPVQAEAVAAKN, from the coding sequence ATGCCGATGATCATCCCCGCCGAGGTCCGCGCCAAGGCGGAGATCTACACGGGCGACGCGGCGGGGCAGGAGAAGACGCGGCTGATGCTGGCGGAGACGGAGCTGCCCAGCGGCCTCCTCCCTCTCAAGGACATCATCGAGTGCGGGTACGTGGAGGAGACGGGGTTCGTGTGGCTGAAGCAGAAGAAGAAGGTGGACCACTACTTCGCCAAGGCCGGGCGCTACGTCTCGTACGGCGCCGAGGTGTCGGCCATCGCCGAGAAGGGCCGGCTGAAGAAGATCACCGGGGTCAAGGCCAAGGAGATGCTCATCTGGATCACTCTCAACGAGATCTGCGTCGACGACCCGCCCACCGGGAAGCTCCACTGCAAGGCCATCGGCGGCCTCTCCCGCAGCTTCCCCGTCGAGGCCTTCGAGGCCGACGTCGCCCTCCCCGTGCCCGTCACCGGCCGCCTCAAGAAGAAGACGGAGGCGGAGAGCAAGGACGGCaagaaagaggaggaggacgcggcgacggaggaggcgccggaggaggagaagaagaagacgaaggatgCTGCCGTGGCCCCTGCTGTCGTCGAGGAGATCGACCTGAAGATGAAGGAGATGAACAAGGAAGCGCCGGTGCAGGCGGAGGCGGTTGCGGCCAAGAACtag